From the genome of Bacteroides sp. MSB163, one region includes:
- a CDS encoding fimbrillin family protein, translating into MFDFVTGVLMFGLFCCFSSCVDDTFGKYGQSASGPLSFAVNVPDGWTNGSSTRAADKDISIKKMSQSGGGKSLYLVTEISEAAVDTVASDAVTRGKPVEDVEAFAGNSFGLSAICYTGDWPENDTENKWTTNFAHNVKVSTTDKGATWKPAIPLHWLGSGNLRFFAYSPYSATGTGSSTDNAESDKTSDVAAEYSITHSRETETGIPTLTYTVPDDVTKQVDLMVATADCKGDGTGTDANAGTVSLKFTHALTSVTIKTGEKMLAGKVTGISISGVYGSGTYRIGADKWTTTGESNRTFTINNETKLPVNSTGEEPDEIMTGSGTVLNKDEYTFMMIPQTLPDGAKLQISFIDSITDTSRTLTAELKGSTWPVGKKVTYSVNSTGIVIEPVIKLTINRANTLYPNGGYKGREVPRDPNGDPKSLYEEMTEAEKLAYLPVSGLLNDVSIASYIRVLQAGAESEAAKEQIRKLDFKIEWSVDNGASWHSSESGSKKMGWRPATILQSTADENDWTKPVSGSILLPAQNQFTYMQEFLYGKQKSIDNYRAETITSTGKGSETEPYDLVENNEVAQESANCYIVNDHGYYKFPAYYGNTYNKAGDTSSYKYAGNIEDVPEGTRNFVLTDFVGYDNQPISEGAISGVTDAILLWQDSPDLVTDVKYSSDGWVSFRVPEETINQGNAVIAVRKGEDILWSWHIWVTHRQWNSSSCVQLSDENKNENGKPFIIVPCNLGYCEPHEEDAEREVLMRFVATSIPVGDDGVILKKQITIEGVPWQSTESEKGAVIAFTQPKIVASAAGDNTYYQWGRKDPMLPGIHNSDTYNNSNTEFDMVNKVFYSKSEEGYRFTSSESARSIGDGIKYPNEFFMHKRPQNLPTNPTDEQKAKYEVENYKRRHWHDGTISGYSGVATDYNKKTVMNYWNTQLVESANAGFNHKVGMDVQNYKEPVNGKYVVKTIYDPSPAGFKIPPLKAFADFFDTVKLTFKTNTDNSQTTICESPNAIYINSPFAGWKVSVLEREFYFPATGVRDMGTYNTEVKYGTFPGFSSITYIATSGFHKGDGASSSCLIFSIDKRSGNFTNCTTPIQGTNNAYGFTVRPICDGQTGN; encoded by the coding sequence ATGTTTGACTTTGTAACTGGTGTATTGATGTTCGGTTTATTCTGTTGCTTTTCGTCGTGTGTGGATGACACATTCGGCAAGTACGGGCAAAGTGCATCCGGTCCGTTGTCATTTGCGGTAAATGTGCCGGATGGTTGGACCAATGGTTCCTCCACACGTGCTGCCGACAAGGACATAAGCATAAAGAAGATGTCGCAATCCGGAGGAGGAAAATCTCTATATTTAGTTACTGAAATTTCGGAAGCCGCTGTAGATACAGTGGCTTCCGATGCAGTAACTCGTGGTAAGCCGGTAGAGGATGTAGAAGCATTTGCCGGCAATAGTTTCGGCCTTTCTGCCATTTGTTACACCGGCGACTGGCCTGAAAACGATACTGAAAACAAGTGGACCACTAACTTTGCCCACAATGTAAAGGTGAGCACCACAGATAAAGGGGCGACATGGAAGCCGGCGATTCCCCTTCATTGGCTAGGTTCGGGAAATCTCAGGTTCTTTGCTTATTCTCCTTATTCTGCCACCGGAACCGGTTCTTCTACCGATAATGCGGAAAGCGACAAAACTTCTGATGTGGCGGCAGAATATAGTATCACTCATTCACGGGAAACCGAGACCGGGATTCCCACACTGACCTACACGGTTCCCGATGACGTGACCAAGCAAGTGGACCTCATGGTTGCAACCGCCGACTGTAAAGGCGATGGTACGGGAACAGACGCGAATGCCGGAACTGTAAGTCTGAAGTTCACTCACGCGCTGACCTCCGTCACTATAAAGACAGGTGAAAAAATGCTTGCGGGCAAAGTCACCGGTATATCTATTTCCGGAGTGTACGGAAGCGGCACTTACCGGATAGGAGCTGATAAGTGGACAACTACAGGTGAATCTAATCGCACATTCACCATAAATAACGAAACAAAATTGCCGGTAAACTCAACTGGAGAAGAACCGGACGAAATCATGACCGGCTCCGGTACGGTGCTTAATAAGGATGAATACACCTTCATGATGATTCCCCAAACACTGCCGGACGGTGCAAAATTACAAATCAGTTTTATTGATAGCATTACCGACACCTCCCGTACACTTACCGCCGAGCTGAAAGGCAGTACCTGGCCCGTCGGGAAGAAAGTCACCTACTCAGTCAATTCCACCGGAATCGTGATAGAGCCGGTAATTAAATTGACGATCAATCGGGCAAATACCCTGTATCCTAATGGCGGTTATAAAGGTAGGGAAGTACCGAGGGATCCTAATGGTGATCCAAAATCTCTATACGAAGAAATGACAGAGGCTGAAAAGTTGGCATATCTTCCTGTCAGCGGTCTTTTGAATGATGTAAGCATTGCTTCATATATCCGTGTGCTACAAGCCGGTGCAGAATCAGAGGCAGCGAAAGAACAGATTCGGAAGCTTGATTTTAAGATCGAGTGGTCTGTTGATAATGGCGCTAGTTGGCATTCATCGGAAAGCGGTTCAAAAAAGATGGGATGGCGACCGGCAACTATCCTCCAAAGTACTGCAGACGAAAACGACTGGACGAAACCTGTAAGCGGAAGTATACTTTTGCCTGCTCAAAATCAATTTACATACATGCAGGAATTCTTGTACGGAAAACAAAAATCTATAGACAATTACCGGGCTGAAACAATTACATCTACAGGAAAAGGTTCGGAAACTGAACCATACGACTTGGTCGAGAATAATGAAGTAGCCCAAGAAAGTGCCAACTGCTATATCGTGAATGATCATGGATATTATAAATTTCCGGCTTATTATGGAAATACTTATAATAAAGCAGGTGATACTTCGTCTTACAAGTATGCCGGTAACATAGAAGACGTTCCGGAGGGGACTCGTAATTTTGTACTTACAGACTTTGTGGGATACGATAACCAACCTATCTCAGAAGGTGCTATCTCAGGAGTAACTGATGCAATACTACTATGGCAAGACAGTCCGGATCTTGTTACGGATGTAAAATACAGCAGCGATGGTTGGGTCTCTTTTCGTGTACCCGAAGAGACTATTAATCAAGGCAATGCCGTGATTGCTGTGCGCAAGGGTGAAGATATTTTATGGAGTTGGCATATATGGGTCACCCATCGTCAATGGAATAGTTCATCTTGCGTGCAATTGTCAGATGAAAATAAGAATGAAAACGGCAAGCCGTTTATCATAGTTCCTTGCAATCTTGGCTACTGCGAACCACATGAGGAAGATGCTGAAAGAGAGGTTCTTATGCGCTTTGTGGCTACTTCCATTCCTGTAGGTGATGATGGAGTTATACTAAAAAAACAAATCACAATTGAAGGAGTACCATGGCAATCTACAGAGTCTGAAAAAGGGGCTGTCATTGCGTTTACTCAACCCAAGATTGTGGCGTCTGCAGCAGGTGACAATACTTATTATCAATGGGGACGTAAGGATCCGATGCTTCCGGGTATTCATAATAGTGACACTTATAATAATAGTAATACAGAATTCGACATGGTAAATAAAGTGTTCTATTCTAAATCTGAAGAAGGATATCGTTTCACTTCATCTGAAAGTGCCAGGAGTATTGGAGATGGTATAAAATATCCAAATGAATTTTTTATGCACAAGCGACCACAAAATCTTCCCACAAATCCAACTGATGAACAAAAAGCTAAATATGAAGTGGAAAATTATAAACGACGTCACTGGCACGATGGAACAATAAGCGGATATAGTGGGGTTGCTACTGATTATAATAAAAAAACCGTTATGAACTATTGGAATACACAATTAGTTGAAAGTGCAAACGCAGGATTTAACCATAAGGTAGGAATGGATGTACAAAATTACAAAGAACCAGTTAATGGTAAATATGTTGTCAAAACAATATACGATCCCTCACCGGCAGGATTTAAAATTCCGCCCCTTAAGGCTTTTGCTGATTTTTTTGATACTGTAAAACTCACCTTTAAAACAAACACTGATAATTCCCAGACGACTATATGTGAAAGCCCAAATGCTATTTATATAAACTCTCCATTCGCAGGATGGAAGGTTTCTGTACTCGAAAGAGAATTTTATTTCCCAGCTACCGGAGTACGCGATATGGGAACATATAATACAGAGGTAAAGTATGGCACTTTTCCTGGCTTTTCTTCAATAACATATATAGCAACATCTGGATTTCATAAAGGCGATGGAGCAAGTTCCAGTTGTTTGATATTTTCTATAGATAAAAGAAGTGGTAATTTTACAAATTGTACCACTCCTATTCAAGGAACCAACAACGCCTACGGTTTCACTGTCCGCCCCATCTGTGATGGTCAGACGGGGAATTAA
- the bas-suc gene encoding 3-succinylated cholic acid synthase, translating to MKNKLTLFFLALSLLASATASAQIRELERSTPEAEGVPSGAVIALMDSLMGLPKTDIHSVMVLRHGKVIAEAYPAPFAPEYRHTVFSCSKTFVGAAVGLAISENRLRLTDRVASFFPDQLPDSISANLADMTVRNLLNMTSGVTPDWNMRNVRTDWIKGYLGKTVKVPGEHFDYDSMSSYILSAIVQKVTGMKVLDYLRMKLFEPMHITDISWETSPEGINTGGWGVYIQSESLAKFGLLLLNRGVWKGKQLLPAWWVDQMMAKQSDTGSFGYGYGYQMWLCEYPGAIRMDGALGQYVLIMPDKDMVVVITECTLIDGATQRRLVWNRLLPAVTGDQPLIAGKDYKRLQKKQSSYQLPLVQGKASSSLVGEYADKSIMLEPNKLGWQSLDLHFKQKEVIMTVVETNGTKYDLLFGYKQWKKVSIEGYPPYSIEAKGRFNGIEGPFYVAGNYAWPSPSTLELKAHYVNWITALNLALRFDGENVQMTVKENYSSEAKVIKGKVLFIFAPN from the coding sequence ATGAAGAACAAACTTACTTTATTTTTTCTTGCGCTCTCCTTGTTGGCATCCGCAACGGCCAGTGCACAAATCCGTGAGTTGGAACGTTCCACGCCCGAAGCCGAAGGGGTACCTTCCGGAGCAGTCATTGCTTTGATGGACTCTCTGATGGGACTGCCTAAAACTGATATACATAGTGTAATGGTGCTGCGTCATGGTAAAGTCATTGCCGAAGCCTATCCCGCACCTTTCGCACCGGAATATCGCCATACCGTATTTTCCTGTTCTAAAACCTTTGTGGGTGCTGCTGTTGGTCTTGCCATCTCCGAGAACCGTCTGCGACTGACAGACCGTGTAGCCTCTTTTTTCCCCGACCAACTTCCGGATAGCATTTCAGCAAACCTTGCCGATATGACCGTCCGTAACTTGTTGAACATGACCTCCGGCGTTACTCCGGACTGGAATATGCGTAATGTCCGTACCGACTGGATAAAAGGTTATTTGGGAAAAACGGTAAAAGTGCCCGGCGAACATTTCGATTATGACTCTATGAGTTCCTATATCCTTTCCGCCATTGTGCAGAAAGTAACCGGAATGAAGGTGTTGGACTATCTCCGGATGAAACTTTTTGAGCCGATGCACATTACCGATATATCCTGGGAAACCAGCCCTGAGGGTATCAACACCGGGGGATGGGGGGTGTATATACAGAGCGAGTCGTTGGCGAAATTTGGTTTGTTGTTGCTGAATCGCGGTGTATGGAAAGGTAAACAACTGCTTCCCGCCTGGTGGGTAGACCAAATGATGGCGAAACAATCGGATACGGGTAGTTTTGGCTATGGTTATGGCTATCAGATGTGGCTTTGTGAATATCCGGGTGCCATCCGTATGGATGGAGCTTTGGGGCAATATGTGCTCATCATGCCCGATAAAGACATGGTAGTGGTCATCACCGAATGTACCCTGATAGACGGAGCCACACAACGTCGCCTGGTATGGAACCGCCTGTTACCTGCCGTGACAGGTGACCAGCCACTGATAGCAGGGAAAGATTATAAGCGCTTGCAGAAAAAACAATCTTCTTACCAATTGCCGTTAGTACAGGGAAAAGCAAGTTCATCCCTTGTCGGGGAATATGCGGATAAAAGCATAATGCTTGAGCCTAATAAGCTCGGCTGGCAGTCTCTGGATCTTCATTTTAAGCAGAAAGAAGTGATAATGACAGTGGTGGAAACTAACGGAACAAAGTATGACCTCCTGTTTGGCTATAAACAATGGAAAAAGGTTTCTATCGAAGGCTATCCACCCTATTCTATTGAAGCCAAGGGACGCTTTAACGGAATAGAAGGCCCCTTTTATGTGGCGGGAAATTATGCTTGGCCGTCTCCTTCCACATTGGAGCTGAAAGCTCATTATGTCAACTGGATTACAGCTCTCAATCTTGCTCTCCGTTTTGACGGAGAGAATGTGCAGATGACGGTAAAAGAAAACTATTCTTCCGAGGCGAAGGTGATTAAAGGAAAGGTTTTATTTATCTTTGCACCCAATTAA
- a CDS encoding cob(I)yrinic acid a,c-diamide adenosyltransferase, which yields MKIYTKTGDKGTTSLVGGTRVPKTHVRLEAYGTVDELNSNLGLLLTYLPDEEDKMLVRHIQDRLFAVGSNLATDLEKTDLKCASVIHLEEIERIEKEIDRLDNLLPPLHAFILPGGSRGASVCHVCRTVCRRAERRILALAEQCAVAPELLAYVNRLSDYLFVLSRKINRDEKKDEIFWDNSCK from the coding sequence ATGAAAATATATACAAAAACCGGTGATAAAGGTACTACTTCGTTGGTAGGTGGCACCCGTGTACCGAAGACCCATGTCCGCCTGGAGGCGTATGGTACGGTAGATGAATTGAATTCCAATTTGGGTTTGCTCCTTACCTATCTGCCCGATGAAGAAGACAAAATGCTTGTCCGTCATATTCAGGACCGCCTCTTTGCAGTCGGTTCCAATCTGGCTACTGATCTTGAAAAGACGGATTTGAAGTGTGCCAGTGTTATTCATCTCGAAGAAATAGAACGCATTGAGAAGGAAATAGACCGTTTGGATAACCTTCTTCCCCCGTTGCATGCTTTTATATTGCCTGGTGGCAGTCGCGGTGCCTCTGTTTGTCACGTTTGCCGCACGGTTTGCCGCAGGGCGGAACGTCGTATTCTGGCCTTGGCTGAACAATGCGCAGTTGCTCCTGAATTACTCGCCTACGTGAACCGTTTGTCCGATTATTTGTTTGTTTTGTCACGGAAAATCAACCGGGATGAGAAAAAAGATGAAATATTTTGGGATAATAGTTGTAAGTGA
- a CDS encoding DUF2795 domain-containing protein, which translates to MYWTLELASKLEDAPWPATKDELIDYAIRSGAPLEVIENLQEMEDEGDIYESIEDIWPDYPSKEDFFFNEEEY; encoded by the coding sequence ATGTATTGGACATTGGAATTAGCATCTAAACTGGAAGATGCTCCCTGGCCGGCAACCAAGGACGAATTAATAGATTATGCCATTCGTTCGGGCGCTCCGCTTGAAGTGATTGAAAATTTGCAGGAAATGGAAGATGAAGGCGATATTTATGAAAGTATTGAAGACATATGGCCCGATTACCCCAGCAAAGAGGATTTCTTCTTTAACGAAGAGGAGTATTAG
- a CDS encoding DEAD/DEAH box helicase gives MTETRERTVCRLPELKERHLPGDCREAVYTLLKATYGYEQFRDLEVYDDLFKGKDTLQISQGQLIESVIVEAEKARNGGEDVDNILLTAPTGAGKSLLFQLPAIYLGNEYGMLTIVVSPLKALIVDQVEGLQELGYMRVAYASSDLSPEQKNEVYRQVRESEVDLFYLSPELLLSYDIKHFAGERRIGLVVVDEAHTVTTWGKEFRVDYWFLGRYLQGLKKSLGYAFPLFALTATAVWNPKGGNDMVFETIRSLQMEPCVLYAGTVKRRNIGFDIRQMEIEEGETYDKAKQRVVAGRVEDFLDGHKTILYYPFAGGIDMRLKTWVKSTDWHLVASYYGKKDKEQKAAIVQEFKEGGKRMIVATKAFGMGVDISDIDRVYHVAPSSTFVDYIQEIGRAARDTDIHGISATDYHERDFYYMKRLHMAGNIAQEQLSLILKKLVEVYRMKGEKQEMLVSLSDFEFVVKLPRMKNKLEYEAELGQLIKTALLWLEDDLSHRYGKKLLEVSPQNLLTEGYIQDKTGDVFIHEFKDYLTKVKGTEDVYTARLEKLWEERFAGLGYREFKQKLNSGTLWEGSRAVSVGKHEVLLKEDAAVIRQRMDGLFYSLKTLLVDKLRKTKGRFDEEELRAIFAEHGMDVPSAKRFIGSLLESRTEEGRSVSYISSVKKKDSNELSFTVTKGFDLLLSRYQKLFSQRIVGKKGDRLLFYSTPFSDLNMLLNLLSMLDCLSFSVEGGGTPCVQVFFDDPESLLQIASSDEYHNLILENNEQIFQEQIELFSFFFGTDGMDDTKRWDFIEDYFTGMGVEELKAKYAAPL, from the coding sequence ATGACTGAAACACGAGAAAGAACGGTATGCCGCCTGCCGGAACTAAAAGAACGGCACTTACCCGGAGATTGCCGGGAAGCGGTATACACGCTTTTAAAAGCGACTTACGGTTACGAACAATTTCGTGATCTGGAAGTGTACGACGATTTGTTCAAGGGGAAGGACACGCTTCAAATTTCACAGGGGCAATTGATAGAAAGTGTTATTGTCGAAGCGGAGAAAGCCCGGAATGGAGGAGAAGATGTGGATAACATTTTGCTTACAGCACCTACCGGTGCGGGAAAATCCCTGTTGTTTCAGTTGCCTGCCATCTATCTGGGTAACGAATACGGGATGCTTACCATTGTCGTATCTCCCTTGAAAGCATTGATTGTAGACCAGGTGGAAGGCTTGCAGGAATTGGGGTACATGCGTGTGGCGTATGCCTCTTCTGATTTGTCGCCCGAACAGAAGAACGAAGTGTACAGGCAGGTGCGTGAAAGTGAAGTGGATCTATTCTATCTTTCACCGGAGTTGTTGCTTTCGTATGACATCAAGCACTTTGCAGGTGAACGGCGTATCGGTCTGGTCGTAGTGGACGAAGCCCATACGGTAACTACATGGGGCAAGGAATTTCGTGTGGATTATTGGTTTCTGGGGCGTTATCTGCAAGGCTTGAAGAAAAGCCTTGGATATGCATTCCCGCTTTTTGCACTGACGGCTACGGCTGTATGGAATCCGAAAGGAGGGAATGACATGGTGTTCGAAACCATCCGTTCATTGCAAATGGAGCCATGTGTGCTTTATGCAGGTACAGTGAAACGCCGGAACATCGGCTTTGATATCCGGCAGATGGAGATAGAGGAAGGAGAAACCTATGATAAAGCTAAACAGCGTGTTGTGGCTGGCCGTGTGGAGGATTTCCTCGACGGGCATAAGACTATTCTTTATTATCCTTTTGCAGGTGGTATCGATATGCGTTTGAAAACGTGGGTGAAATCGACGGATTGGCATCTGGTCGCCTCCTACTATGGTAAGAAGGACAAAGAACAAAAAGCTGCTATTGTACAGGAGTTCAAAGAAGGCGGGAAGCGCATGATTGTGGCTACAAAAGCATTCGGCATGGGTGTGGATATCAGTGATATCGACCGGGTGTATCATGTGGCGCCTTCCAGCACATTTGTGGACTATATACAAGAGATCGGACGTGCAGCCCGTGATACGGATATTCATGGTATTTCGGCAACGGATTATCATGAAAGGGATTTCTATTATATGAAGCGCCTGCACATGGCGGGTAATATAGCGCAGGAACAGTTGTCGCTGATTTTGAAGAAACTGGTGGAAGTGTACCGGATGAAAGGCGAAAAACAGGAAATGCTGGTGTCTTTGTCTGACTTTGAGTTTGTGGTGAAATTGCCAAGAATGAAGAATAAGCTGGAATATGAAGCGGAACTTGGACAATTGATTAAGACTGCTCTGCTATGGTTGGAAGATGATTTGAGTCATCGTTATGGAAAGAAATTGTTGGAAGTGAGTCCGCAAAACCTGCTGACGGAAGGATATATTCAGGATAAGACTGGTGATGTTTTTATTCATGAGTTCAAGGATTATCTTACGAAGGTGAAGGGCACGGAAGATGTATACACGGCACGTTTGGAGAAACTGTGGGAAGAACGTTTCGCAGGATTGGGATATAGAGAATTTAAACAGAAATTAAATAGTGGTACGTTGTGGGAAGGTTCCCGTGCAGTGTCTGTGGGTAAGCATGAAGTATTGCTGAAAGAAGATGCAGCCGTAATTCGCCAACGAATGGATGGACTATTCTATAGTTTGAAGACTTTGCTTGTTGATAAGTTGCGGAAGACTAAAGGGCGTTTTGATGAAGAAGAATTGCGTGCGATATTTGCCGAGCATGGTATGGATGTGCCGTCAGCAAAACGTTTCATAGGTTCACTGCTGGAGTCACGTACGGAAGAAGGGCGTAGTGTGAGCTATATCAGTAGTGTGAAGAAGAAAGACTCCAATGAACTTTCTTTCACGGTGACGAAAGGATTTGACTTGTTGCTGTCGCGCTATCAGAAACTCTTTAGCCAGCGCATTGTGGGTAAAAAAGGTGACCGGTTATTGTTCTATAGTACTCCGTTCTCTGATTTGAATATGCTGCTTAATCTCCTTTCCATGCTCGATTGTCTTTCATTCAGTGTAGAAGGTGGGGGTACGCCTTGTGTGCAGGTGTTTTTCGATGATCCTGAGAGTTTACTGCAGATCGCGTCCTCTGATGAATATCACAATCTGATACTTGAGAATAATGAGCAGATATTCCAGGAGCAGATCGAACTGTTCTCTTTCTTCTTCGGAACGGATGGAATGGATGATACGAAACGCTGGGATTTTATTGAAGACTATTTTACCGGAATGGGAGTAGAGGAACTGAAGGCGAAGTATGCTGCTCCACTATAA
- a CDS encoding DUF3037 domain-containing protein, which produces MQGKHLYEYAVIRLVPKVEREEFFNVGVILFSKRAGYIKSVCQVNEDKLKLYVSEVDRELVFAHLDVFNKICSGAKDGGPIAQLDVPERFRWLTAVRSSCIQTSRPHAGFSDDLDRTLERLFKELVL; this is translated from the coding sequence ATGCAAGGAAAGCACTTATATGAGTACGCAGTTATTCGCCTGGTTCCCAAAGTAGAACGTGAGGAGTTCTTCAATGTGGGAGTAATCCTTTTCTCGAAAAGGGCAGGTTACATCAAGTCCGTTTGTCAGGTAAACGAGGACAAACTGAAGCTATATGTTTCCGAAGTAGACCGGGAATTGGTATTTGCCCATTTGGATGTATTTAATAAAATATGTTCGGGAGCCAAAGACGGCGGCCCCATTGCCCAACTTGATGTACCGGAACGTTTCCGCTGGCTGACTGCCGTGCGGAGTTCCTGTATTCAAACGTCCCGTCCGCATGCCGGTTTCTCCGACGATCTGGACAGGACGTTAGAAAGATTATTCAAAGAATTGGTTTTATAG
- a CDS encoding HipA family kinase, whose protein sequence is MELRTVNLTRYITPLREGGSLPALAEADDEFKYVVKFRGAGHGTKALISELIGGEVAHILGFRVPELVFLNLDEAFGRTEGDEEIQDLLQGSRGLNLGLHFLSGALTFDPVATKVDPELASRIVWLDAYLTNIDRTFRNTNMLMWHKELWLIDHGASLYFHHSWENWKKHAVSPFTYIKNHVLLPEASRLEEADTVLRPMLTDEKIQQIVALIPDDWLNWEDTHETPEEIRDIYTRFLTERLAHSEIFVKEAQNARKALI, encoded by the coding sequence ATAGAGTTGCGAACAGTCAATCTGACCCGTTACATCACCCCTTTGCGCGAAGGTGGTTCGCTACCAGCACTGGCGGAAGCTGATGACGAATTCAAATACGTCGTAAAGTTTCGTGGTGCCGGCCATGGAACAAAGGCATTGATATCCGAACTAATTGGTGGAGAGGTTGCGCATATACTTGGATTCAGAGTGCCGGAGCTGGTGTTTCTGAACCTCGATGAAGCATTCGGACGGACCGAAGGAGACGAAGAAATACAAGACTTATTGCAAGGCAGCCGCGGACTGAACCTAGGGTTACACTTCCTTTCGGGGGCCCTGACATTCGATCCTGTAGCAACCAAGGTAGATCCGGAACTGGCCTCACGTATTGTCTGGCTGGATGCCTACCTGACCAATATAGACCGTACTTTTCGCAACACCAATATGCTGATGTGGCACAAGGAACTTTGGCTGATAGACCACGGCGCTTCTCTTTACTTTCACCATTCATGGGAAAACTGGAAGAAGCATGCGGTAAGTCCGTTCACCTATATCAAAAATCACGTGCTGCTCCCCGAAGCATCCCGACTTGAAGAAGCCGATACCGTCCTTCGTCCCATGCTGACTGATGAAAAGATACAGCAGATCGTCGCACTTATTCCTGACGACTGGCTGAACTGGGAAGACACCCATGAAACGCCCGAAGAAATCAGAGATATCTATACCCGCTTTCTGACCGAAAGACTGGCACATTCCGAAATATTTGTAAAAGAAGCACAGAATGCAAGGAAAGCACTTATATGA
- a CDS encoding DUF488 domain-containing protein: protein MTQIKIKRVYEDPEAEDGYRVLVDRLWPRGMKKEYLKYDVWEKDITPSPELRKWFHEDTAGHWEAFSDMYRKELETSEATRNFLAAIKPYKTVTLLYASKEPVRNHARILQQFLEANLGQS from the coding sequence ATGACGCAGATAAAAATCAAACGGGTCTATGAAGATCCCGAAGCAGAAGACGGTTACCGCGTATTGGTAGATCGTCTATGGCCTCGCGGCATGAAAAAAGAATATCTGAAATATGATGTCTGGGAAAAAGACATCACGCCTTCCCCCGAACTCAGGAAATGGTTTCATGAAGATACGGCAGGACATTGGGAGGCTTTCTCAGATATGTATCGGAAAGAACTGGAAACATCTGAAGCCACACGGAATTTTCTGGCAGCAATCAAACCCTATAAAACGGTTACTTTGCTATATGCCTCCAAAGAACCTGTCCGCAATCATGCCCGCATTCTGCAACAGTTTCTGGAAGCCAACCTTGGGCAATCGTGA
- a CDS encoding PorP/SprF family type IX secretion system membrane protein, producing the protein MKCSRILKYTIFICLFFCAAKGQAQFDARFSQYWEVKGYYHPGWAGQADNKMNIYGSYGMQLMGFTHAPRVMYFGADMPFTLFNKQHGVGVGFFNEGIGLFRNQRFWGQYAYQMKIRKGKLGIGLQVGMLTVSFDPSDINLGDETDDEAFPTAAESGMAVDLGLGGYYSHPKFYAGFSAHHLTAPCVSLGDKSQIKIHPIFYLTGGYNIQTRNPLISIQPSMQLQSDFTSTRLDVTGRLFYTYHSRVLSGGLTYSPDTSVTFSFGLTVRGVTLGYAYECFTSKIGVASGSHDLVVRYALDLNVFKKNRNLHKSVRIL; encoded by the coding sequence ATGAAATGTAGCCGTATCCTGAAATATACTATTTTTATCTGTCTTTTCTTTTGTGCGGCAAAAGGTCAGGCGCAATTTGATGCACGCTTCAGTCAATACTGGGAGGTGAAGGGATATTATCATCCCGGCTGGGCGGGGCAGGCAGATAATAAAATGAATATTTATGGTTCGTATGGCATGCAGTTGATGGGTTTTACACATGCTCCGCGCGTAATGTACTTTGGGGCTGATATGCCTTTTACTCTGTTCAATAAGCAGCATGGTGTGGGTGTTGGCTTTTTCAATGAGGGGATCGGCCTGTTCCGTAATCAACGTTTTTGGGGGCAATATGCCTATCAGATGAAAATCCGGAAAGGTAAGTTGGGTATCGGACTTCAAGTGGGGATGCTGACCGTATCGTTTGATCCGTCTGATATCAATCTTGGAGATGAAACGGATGATGAAGCTTTTCCGACAGCTGCGGAGAGTGGAATGGCCGTTGATCTCGGATTGGGTGGATACTATTCGCATCCTAAGTTTTATGCAGGATTTTCTGCCCATCACCTGACGGCTCCCTGTGTCTCTCTGGGAGACAAAAGCCAAATAAAAATACATCCTATCTTTTATTTGACAGGTGGATACAATATTCAGACGCGTAATCCGTTAATTTCCATACAACCTTCTATGCAGTTGCAAAGTGATTTTACTTCTACAAGGCTGGATGTAACGGGGCGATTGTTTTATACCTATCATTCCCGGGTGCTTAGTGGAGGATTGACTTATTCGCCGGATACCTCGGTGACATTCAGCTTCGGATTGACGGTGCGGGGTGTGACGTTAGGATATGCTTATGAGTGTTTTACTTCGAAGATAGGTGTCGCAAGTGGTAGCCACGATCTGGTAGTGAGGTATGCATTGGACTTGAATGTATTTAAGAAAAACCGGAACTTGCATAAGAGTGTACGGATTTTGTAA